Proteins encoded in a region of the Panicum hallii strain FIL2 chromosome 3, PHallii_v3.1, whole genome shotgun sequence genome:
- the LOC112886075 gene encoding uncharacterized protein LOC112886075, which yields MAEEKKKHKHKHKEKEKEKGGTEQAAHFKPCADVKGIRFGGQFIVKSFTVRRASPLELLRLLDIPPSYLSECQSLPFPSTTTYMPTSFTILAHQAWHTLTLGLGTKKSKVVLFVFESESMKAAVDQLWPAMIPLGDVNKKLIRGLTGSEMARFKFRKGCLTIYVYAVRRLGAAGFMRADDLRRILQSVVDLKDFLDHTTMLAIPSQKSITLQSRTAVAH from the coding sequence ATggcagaggagaagaagaagcacAAGCAcaagcacaaggagaaggagaaggagaagggcgGCACGGAGCAGGCGGCGCACTTCAAGCCGTGCGCCGACGTGAAGGGCATCCGGTTCGGGGGCCAGTTCATCGTCAAGTCGTTCACGGTGCGGCGGGCGTCGCCGCTGGAGCTGCTGCGGCTGCTGGACATCCCGCCGTCGTACCTGAGCGAGTGCCAGAGCCTGCCGTTCCCGTCCACCACCACCTACATGCCCACCAGCTTCACCATCCTGGCGCACCAGGCGTGGCACACGCTGACGCTGGGCCTGGGCACCAAGAAGTCCAAGGTGGTGCTCTTCGTGTTCGAGTCCGAGAGCATGAAGGCGGCCGTGGACCAGCTGTGGCCGGCCATGATCCCGCTCGGGGACGTGAACAAGAAGCTCATCCGCGGGCTCACCGGCAGCGAGATGGCGCGGTTCAAGTTCCGGAAGGGCTGCCTCACCATCTACGTCTACGCCGTGCGCCGGCTGGGCGCAGCCGGGTTCATGCGCGCCGACGACCTCAGGCGGATCCTGCAGTCGGTGGTGGACCTCAAGGACTTCCTGGACCACACCACCATGCTCGCTATCCCGAGCCAGAAGAGTATCACCCTGCAGTCCCGGACCGCGGTGGCTCACTGA